The Nocardioides salarius genome includes a region encoding these proteins:
- a CDS encoding LysR family substrate-binding domain-containing protein, whose amino-acid sequence MPTPTPFRLGFVTGATPDKWARTWRDRSRDPLELVPVEQEDQERVVRHGEVDMVLARLPVDRDGLHCITLYEERVVAVMGHEHVATVVEEVGTDDLADEQLVAPHASGWTPRAPQLDWPAMSVREAVETVAAGTGVLLVPMSVARLHQRKDVTYRPVHDLEGTTVGLVWRTDNEDPRVQTFIGIVRGRTANSSRG is encoded by the coding sequence GTGCCTACGCCCACCCCGTTCCGCCTCGGCTTCGTCACCGGGGCCACCCCCGACAAGTGGGCGCGCACCTGGCGCGACCGCTCCCGCGACCCACTCGAGCTGGTGCCCGTCGAGCAGGAGGACCAGGAGCGGGTGGTGCGCCACGGCGAGGTCGACATGGTGCTGGCGCGCCTGCCCGTCGACCGCGACGGGCTGCACTGCATCACCCTCTACGAGGAGCGGGTGGTGGCCGTGATGGGCCACGAGCACGTCGCCACCGTCGTCGAGGAGGTCGGCACCGACGACCTCGCCGACGAGCAGCTGGTCGCGCCGCACGCGTCGGGCTGGACCCCCCGTGCGCCCCAGCTGGACTGGCCGGCGATGAGCGTGCGCGAGGCGGTCGAGACCGTCGCCGCCGGCACCGGCGTGCTGCTGGTGCCGATGTCGGTGGCGCGGCTGCACCAGCGCAAGGACGTGACCTACCGGCCCGTGCACGACCTGGAGGGCACCACCGTGGGCCTCGTGTGGCGCACCGACAACGAGGACCCGCGGGTGCAGACCTTCATCGGGATCGTGCGCGGGCGCACCGCGAACTCCTCGCGCGGCTGA
- the galK gene encoding galactokinase produces MTWTAPGDPADVVTRLTGAFETAYDAPAEVVGRAPGRVNLMGEHTDYNSGLVLPVALPHATWAAVRRRDDGVVRIRSRQQEQGWEGTVEDCAPGGATGWAAYAAGVLWALGAGAPPDAEPLQVPGLDVLIDSTVPVGAGLSSSAALECAVGAAVVALLGHDLDDAWRARLVAATVRAETEVVGAPTGGMDQGVAVGAGAGRALLLDFADGSSRPVDLGLGDAGLTLLVTDTRVSHELVDGGYGQRRADCEEAARLLGARSLRDVEPQQAESLDDERLRRRARHVVGEIERVRHCVEAFTAGDLPALGRLFLASHVSMRDDFEISCPELDAAVETAVEAGAVGARMTGGGFGGSSVALVPEDRVDAVARAIDLRFVRDGATPPAHLRVEPAVGATAQRLG; encoded by the coding sequence ATGACGTGGACTGCTCCCGGTGACCCCGCTGACGTGGTGACGCGCCTGACCGGCGCCTTCGAGACGGCGTACGACGCCCCGGCCGAGGTGGTCGGTCGCGCGCCGGGCCGGGTCAACCTGATGGGCGAGCACACCGACTACAACTCCGGGCTGGTGCTGCCCGTCGCGCTGCCGCACGCCACCTGGGCGGCGGTGCGCCGCCGGGACGACGGCGTGGTGCGGATCCGCAGCCGCCAGCAGGAGCAGGGCTGGGAGGGCACGGTCGAGGACTGTGCCCCGGGCGGTGCCACCGGCTGGGCGGCGTACGCCGCCGGGGTGCTGTGGGCCCTGGGGGCCGGCGCTCCCCCGGACGCCGAGCCGCTGCAGGTGCCCGGGCTCGACGTGCTCATCGACTCGACCGTGCCGGTGGGGGCGGGGCTGTCGAGCTCGGCGGCCCTGGAGTGCGCGGTGGGTGCCGCCGTGGTCGCGCTGCTGGGCCACGACCTCGACGACGCCTGGCGCGCGCGCCTCGTGGCCGCGACCGTGCGCGCCGAGACCGAGGTGGTCGGGGCCCCCACCGGGGGCATGGACCAGGGGGTGGCGGTCGGCGCCGGGGCGGGGCGCGCCCTGCTGCTGGACTTCGCCGACGGGTCGTCCCGCCCGGTCGACCTGGGGCTCGGGGACGCCGGCCTGACGCTCCTCGTCACCGACACCCGGGTCTCCCACGAGCTGGTCGACGGCGGCTACGGCCAGCGCCGCGCCGACTGCGAGGAGGCCGCCCGACTGCTCGGGGCGCGCTCCCTGCGCGACGTGGAGCCGCAGCAGGCCGAGTCGCTCGACGACGAGCGCCTGCGGCGCCGGGCCCGCCACGTGGTCGGCGAGATCGAGCGGGTGCGGCACTGCGTCGAGGCGTTCACCGCCGGCGACCTGCCCGCCCTGGGCCGGCTCTTCCTGGCCTCGCACGTCTCGATGCGCGACGACTTCGAGATCTCCTGCCCCGAGCTGGACGCGGCCGTCGAGACAGCGGTCGAGGCCGGCGCGGTGGGCGCCCGGATGACCGGTGGCGGCTTCGGCGGGTCGAGCGTGGCCCTGGTGCCCGAGGACCGGGTGGACGCGGTCGCGCGGGCGATCGACCTGCGCTTCGTGCGCGACGGCGCCACTCCCCCTGCGCACCTGCGCGTCGAGCCCGCCGTCGGCGCGACCGCCCAGCGGCTGGGCTGA
- a CDS encoding ankyrin repeat domain-containing protein translates to MSEQTPADPTDLSEVADLTELAHQMLDLARLGHVERLLAYVDAGVPVDLTDAQGNTLLMLGAYHGHAGVVAGLAERGADVDALNDRGQSPLAGAVFKDEQEVVAALLAAGADPEAGTPTARETAAMFGRTL, encoded by the coding sequence ATGAGCGAGCAGACCCCGGCGGACCCGACCGACCTCTCCGAGGTGGCCGACCTCACCGAGCTGGCGCACCAGATGCTCGACCTCGCCCGGCTGGGCCACGTCGAGAGGCTGCTGGCCTACGTCGACGCCGGGGTCCCGGTCGACCTGACCGACGCGCAGGGCAACACCCTGCTGATGCTCGGGGCCTACCACGGGCACGCGGGCGTGGTGGCCGGGCTGGCCGAGCGCGGCGCCGACGTCGACGCGCTCAACGACCGGGGGCAGTCCCCGCTGGCCGGGGCGGTCTTCAAGGACGAGCAGGAGGTCGTGGCCGCCCTGCTCGCCGCCGGCGCCGACCCGGAGGCCGGCACCCCGACCGCGCGCGAGACCGCGGCCATGTTCGGTCGCACCCTCTGA
- a CDS encoding acyl-CoA dehydrogenase produces the protein MDPWVSLDPPMPAGARARAGEPGGARELVTGALADGTKRGDVGGHLELAAALGAVVPRPASGSTATLWESLATLGAHDLQLARAVEPHLDALAILDEAGVAVAAGPGATWGVFAAEGPGVRLVARPDGERWLLEGTKPWCSLASHLSHALVTAWVDDRTRGLFALDLRDPAVRTGEHAERWVPRGLPDVVSTPIEVEGAAVTPVGAPGWYLERDGFAWGGIGVAAVWYGGAVGLARRLAQPVGRELDQVAHLHLGAVDQHLTASRAVLAEAAAVVDSGGVTGSAAAALATRVRSVVVASAEGVLAACEHALGPGPQVGDASYAAALADLRLYLRQHHAERDLAALGRQAEHEGPWWTTRSAT, from the coding sequence ATGGACCCCTGGGTGTCCCTCGACCCACCCATGCCCGCAGGAGCACGAGCCCGGGCCGGTGAGCCCGGAGGGGCTCGCGAGCTGGTCACCGGCGCCCTGGCCGACGGCACCAAGCGCGGCGACGTCGGCGGCCACCTCGAGCTGGCCGCCGCGCTCGGCGCGGTGGTGCCGCGTCCCGCCTCGGGGTCCACCGCCACGTTGTGGGAGAGCCTGGCCACGCTGGGCGCCCACGACCTCCAGCTGGCCCGCGCCGTCGAGCCGCACCTCGACGCCCTGGCGATCCTCGACGAGGCCGGGGTCGCGGTCGCGGCCGGACCGGGCGCCACCTGGGGCGTCTTCGCCGCCGAGGGCCCGGGCGTGCGCCTCGTCGCGCGTCCCGACGGCGAGCGCTGGCTGCTGGAGGGCACCAAGCCCTGGTGCTCGCTCGCCTCCCACCTCAGCCACGCGCTGGTCACCGCCTGGGTCGACGACCGCACCCGCGGGCTCTTCGCGCTCGACCTGCGCGACCCGGCGGTGCGCACGGGTGAGCACGCCGAGCGCTGGGTGCCCCGCGGCCTGCCCGACGTGGTGAGCACCCCGATCGAGGTCGAGGGCGCCGCGGTGACGCCGGTCGGCGCCCCCGGCTGGTACCTCGAGCGGGACGGCTTCGCCTGGGGCGGCATCGGGGTGGCCGCCGTCTGGTACGGCGGCGCGGTCGGGCTGGCCCGGCGCCTGGCACAGCCCGTCGGTCGCGAGCTCGACCAGGTCGCCCACCTGCACCTCGGGGCGGTCGACCAGCACCTGACCGCGTCCCGGGCCGTGCTGGCCGAGGCCGCCGCGGTCGTCGACTCCGGCGGCGTCACCGGCTCGGCCGCCGCAGCCCTGGCCACGCGGGTCCGCTCGGTGGTCGTCGCCTCCGCCGAGGGGGTGCTCGCGGCCTGTGAGCACGCCCTGGGGCCGGGCCCGCAGGTCGGTGACGCGTCGTACGCCGCCGCGCTCGCCGACCTGCGCCTCTACCTGCGCCAGCACCACGCCGAGCGCGACCTCGCCGCGCTCGGTCGCCAGGCCGAGCACGAGGGGCCGTGGTGGACGACGAGGTCGGCGACATGA
- a CDS encoding DUF2252 domain-containing protein, with product MDDQDRTETIIEVLGEAFADLMEADPAAFRGKYRKMAADPHSFYRGTACLFYADVTGRTGGSAGSQVWSEDFADERSGRIWIHGDLHVENFGTYLNSDGRFVFDVNDFDEAYLGRFTWDLQRFAASLALVGWQKALPEQEVRDLVERYLRAYLDQVDRYADGAGGGGGDYALYLHNTSGPVHEVLLQAREQRRTDLLAANTTRGDQGHRTFRDDASVRRLDDDERERVVQAYRDYLETIPDERRSPRDVFYELHDVVGKSGFGIGSAGLPAYNLLIEGQSQALDNDVVLSMKQANVPAVSRFVDTAEVDDYFDHEGHRTAVSQRALQVHTDPLLGHAAIDGVGYVVSEVSPYELDLEWSGITEPDEMGEVVELLGRATAKVHCASDEDSDQDLVDFQVEEAVAASVGERRDELVSWVTDFATTYADRVRTDHALFVEAFREGRIGISST from the coding sequence ATGGACGACCAGGACCGCACCGAGACGATCATCGAGGTGCTGGGGGAGGCCTTCGCCGACCTGATGGAGGCCGACCCCGCCGCCTTCCGCGGCAAGTACCGCAAGATGGCGGCCGACCCGCACTCGTTCTACCGTGGCACCGCGTGCCTGTTCTACGCCGACGTGACCGGGCGCACCGGTGGCTCGGCCGGGTCGCAGGTGTGGAGCGAGGACTTCGCCGACGAGCGCAGCGGCCGGATCTGGATCCACGGCGACCTGCACGTCGAGAACTTCGGCACCTACCTCAACTCCGACGGCCGCTTCGTCTTCGACGTCAACGACTTCGACGAGGCCTACCTGGGCCGCTTCACCTGGGACCTGCAGCGCTTCGCGGCGTCCCTGGCGCTGGTCGGCTGGCAGAAGGCGCTGCCCGAGCAGGAGGTGCGCGACCTCGTCGAGCGCTACCTGCGCGCCTACCTCGACCAGGTCGACCGCTACGCCGACGGCGCCGGCGGCGGCGGCGGCGACTACGCGCTCTACCTGCACAACACCTCCGGGCCGGTGCACGAGGTGCTGCTGCAGGCCCGCGAGCAGCGGCGCACCGACCTGCTGGCGGCCAACACCACCCGCGGCGACCAGGGCCACCGCACGTTCCGCGACGACGCCAGCGTGCGGCGCCTCGACGACGACGAGCGGGAGCGGGTCGTGCAGGCCTACCGCGACTACCTCGAGACGATCCCCGACGAGCGGCGCTCGCCGCGCGACGTCTTCTACGAGCTGCACGACGTCGTGGGCAAGTCGGGATTCGGCATCGGCAGCGCGGGGCTGCCGGCCTACAACCTGCTCATCGAGGGCCAGAGCCAGGCGCTCGACAACGACGTCGTGCTGTCGATGAAGCAGGCCAACGTGCCCGCGGTGAGCCGCTTCGTCGACACCGCGGAGGTCGACGACTACTTCGACCACGAGGGCCACCGCACCGCGGTCAGCCAGCGCGCCCTGCAGGTGCACACCGACCCCCTGCTGGGCCACGCCGCCATCGACGGCGTGGGCTACGTGGTCTCGGAGGTCTCGCCCTACGAGCTCGACCTCGAGTGGTCGGGCATCACCGAGCCCGACGAGATGGGCGAGGTCGTCGAGCTGCTGGGGCGCGCGACCGCGAAGGTGCACTGCGCCTCCGACGAGGACAGCGACCAGGACCTCGTCGACTTCCAGGTCGAGGAGGCGGTCGCGGCCAGCGTCGGGGAGCGGCGCGACGAGCTGGTCTCGTGGGTCACCGACTTCGCCACGACGTACGCCGACCGGGTGCGCACCGACCACGCGCTGTTCGTCGAGGCCTTCCGCGAGGGGCGGATCGGGATCTCCTCGACCTGA
- a CDS encoding GuaB1 family IMP dehydrogenase-related protein — protein MRFLNDAAPPHELTYDDVFMVPGHSSVASRYDVDLATSDGSGATIPVVVANMTAIAGRRMAETVARRGGMVVVPQDIPVPVVRDVVSFVKSRHLVFDTPIELAPHQTVAEALSLMPKRAHRAAVVVDDGRPVGVVSVQDCTDVDRFAQVHQVMTRTPVTITADTDPRAAFDAIDAARAPLAVAVAPDGTLVGVLTRAGALRATLYTPAVDDRGGLRVAAAVGVNGEVGEKAAQLLDAGVDTLVVDTAHGHQDRMLEALRAVRALDPQVPVVAGNVVDAGGTRALLAAGADVVKVGVGPGAMCTTRMMTGVGRPQFSAVLECAAAAREAGGHVWADGGVRHPRDVALALAAGASSVMIGSWFAGTHESPGDLVEDAGRSYKVSFGMASARAVANRTSAESAYDRARKGLYEEGISSSRMYLDPQRPGVEDLVDEICSGVRSACTYAGAASLEELHERAVVGVQSAAGYTEGRPLATSW, from the coding sequence GTGCGCTTCCTCAACGACGCGGCCCCGCCGCACGAGCTGACCTACGACGACGTCTTCATGGTGCCGGGGCACTCCTCGGTCGCCAGCCGCTACGACGTCGACCTCGCGACCAGCGACGGCTCCGGGGCCACCATCCCGGTGGTGGTCGCCAACATGACCGCCATCGCGGGGCGCCGGATGGCCGAGACGGTCGCGCGCCGCGGGGGCATGGTGGTGGTGCCGCAGGACATCCCCGTGCCGGTGGTGCGCGACGTGGTCTCCTTCGTCAAGAGCCGGCACCTCGTCTTCGACACCCCCATCGAGCTCGCGCCGCACCAGACCGTCGCGGAGGCCCTGTCGCTCATGCCCAAGCGCGCGCACCGCGCGGCGGTCGTGGTCGACGACGGCCGGCCGGTCGGGGTGGTCTCGGTGCAGGACTGCACCGACGTCGACCGCTTCGCCCAGGTGCACCAGGTGATGACCCGCACGCCGGTCACCATCACCGCCGACACCGACCCGCGCGCGGCCTTCGACGCCATCGACGCAGCCCGGGCGCCGCTGGCCGTCGCCGTCGCCCCCGACGGCACCCTGGTGGGCGTGCTGACCCGGGCCGGGGCGCTGCGCGCCACGCTCTACACCCCGGCGGTCGACGACCGGGGCGGGCTGCGGGTCGCGGCCGCCGTCGGCGTCAACGGCGAGGTCGGCGAGAAGGCCGCCCAGCTCCTCGACGCCGGGGTCGACACCCTCGTGGTCGACACCGCCCACGGCCACCAGGACCGGATGCTCGAGGCGCTGCGCGCCGTGCGCGCCCTCGACCCGCAGGTGCCGGTCGTGGCCGGCAACGTCGTCGACGCCGGGGGCACCCGCGCGCTGCTGGCCGCCGGGGCCGACGTCGTCAAGGTCGGCGTGGGACCGGGCGCGATGTGCACCACCCGCATGATGACCGGGGTCGGCCGCCCGCAGTTCTCGGCGGTGCTGGAGTGCGCCGCGGCCGCTCGCGAGGCCGGGGGCCACGTGTGGGCCGACGGCGGGGTGCGGCACCCGCGCGACGTCGCGCTGGCCCTGGCGGCCGGGGCCTCGAGCGTGATGATCGGCTCCTGGTTCGCCGGCACCCACGAGTCCCCGGGCGACCTGGTCGAGGACGCCGGCCGCTCCTACAAGGTCTCCTTCGGCATGGCCTCCGCGCGCGCCGTGGCCAACCGCACCTCCGCCGAGTCCGCCTACGACCGGGCCCGCAAGGGCCTCTACGAGGAGGGCATCTCCTCGTCGCGGATGTACCTCGACCCCCAGCGCCCCGGCGTCGAGGACCTCGTCGACGAGATCTGCTCGGGCGTGCGCTCGGCCTGCACGTACGCCGGCGCGGCGTCGCTGGAGGAGCTGCACGAGCGGGCGGTCGTGGGGGTGCAGTCGGCTGCCGGCTACACCGAGGGCCGCCCGCTGGCCACGTCCTGGTAG